From Paenibacillus sp. PL2-23:
CGTCATCATCGGCGCGATGATGCTTTCGTTAATGGTTGCGGTCTCGACGAGACCGTCAATATAAAGCAGAGCAATCTCCCTCTCGGGGGCTGCGTCGCTGCGGAATAATCGAATAACCAGATCGCTGCTGCTCCCGAACCTTGCGTTCACGGCATGCACGTTCGCTTGAAGCGACGCGCTGAGCGGCGTTTTTGCCCCTTGTTTGGTTTCGCTCATAACGCACCCTCTATTTCCATGTTGCTTCTATATTGGCTCATTATGGCTTTCTTTATGTATAGCTTCAGCCTTCACCAACAAGGCGGGACTCCAATATGATGTACGGACTAAGCGAAACGGGAGGGAATGGGCCGCATGAACAGCATCAGCTTGTGCATGATCGTGCGCAATGAAGAGGACAGCCTGGGACGCTGTCTGGCATCCGTGAAGGAAGCGGTGGACGAGATCGTCATCGTCGACACCGGCTCCACCGACCGGACCAAGGAAATTGCGTCTTCCTTCGGCGCCGTTATCTACGACTTCGAATGGATTGACGACTTTGCCGCCGCGCGCAATTACGCTTTCGAGCAGGCGACGCAGACCTTCATCCTGTGGCTCGACGCGGACGACGTGCTGGAGGAAGCGGATTTGCGGCGCCTGCTGACACTTAAATCGCAGAAGCTTCCGTATGACAGTATTACAATGAGCTATCATCTGAGCTTCGACTCTGCCGGCAATCCTGTCTACAGCCTGCGCAGGAATCGCCTGGTGCGCCGCAGCGCGGGCTTTCGCTGGCACGGTCCCGTCCACGAATATTTGGCCGTCTCGGGGCGCATCCATCATAGCGACGTTGCCGTCACCCATCGCAAGGAGCGGCAGCATACCGACCGCAACCTCCGCATTTATTTGAAGCGGCTGGAGGCCGGAGAAACGTTCACACCGCGGGATCAATATTATTTCGCCAATGAGCTTCGCGATCATTCTCGCCTGGAGGAAGCCGCCTCGTGGTATGACAAATTTCTGGCATCCGGCCGCGGCTGGGTGGAGGACGAGATTGGCGCCTGTATGAAGCAAGCAGATTGCTACGGGCGGCTTGGGCAATCCGACCGCCAGATCGCGTCGCTGCTTCGCACGCTGAGCTACGATATCCCGCGAGCCGAATTTTGCTGCCAGCTTGGCGCCGCCCTGCTGGAGCAGAAGCGTTACCAGCAAGCTGCCTACTGGTTCACACAAGCGACGCGGCTCGAGAAGCCGGTCCACCTGATGAGCGCCACGGACAACGCCGCTTGGACCTGGCTCCCCCATCTGCAGCTGACGGTTTGCTACGACCGAATGGGCGACCGCGCCAAAGCGATGGAGCATCACCGCAAAGCCCGCAGCTACAACCCGGATCACCCCAGCATCGTCTTTAACGAGCAATACTTCAACAGGACGAAGACGTAATCGGGCTCCCCTGGGGACCAGAAGCTCGTATTAGGCAGGGCATCCAGCTTAAAAAGCGGCGTTCCCTCAGATGGGGACGCCGCTTTTGCTTATCTATTGAACATCAATGGTT
This genomic window contains:
- a CDS encoding glycosyltransferase, encoding MNSISLCMIVRNEEDSLGRCLASVKEAVDEIVIVDTGSTDRTKEIASSFGAVIYDFEWIDDFAAARNYAFEQATQTFILWLDADDVLEEADLRRLLTLKSQKLPYDSITMSYHLSFDSAGNPVYSLRRNRLVRRSAGFRWHGPVHEYLAVSGRIHHSDVAVTHRKERQHTDRNLRIYLKRLEAGETFTPRDQYYFANELRDHSRLEEAASWYDKFLASGRGWVEDEIGACMKQADCYGRLGQSDRQIASLLRTLSYDIPRAEFCCQLGAALLEQKRYQQAAYWFTQATRLEKPVHLMSATDNAAWTWLPHLQLTVCYDRMGDRAKAMEHHRKARSYNPDHPSIVFNEQYFNRTKT